A single window of Lutzomyia longipalpis isolate SR_M1_2022 chromosome 1, ASM2433408v1 DNA harbors:
- the LOC129786939 gene encoding probable metabolite transport protein CsbC, giving the protein MDIPNDYTLLLECYQIEKWPNVHGGHLFDVFNFLHWSHVGSSSWWFSEAEKSLKFYRGLRSDQPLPESNALEFEEMKKHVSLRSEKTSISLKDFSEPTTILAIIISFVFSGTLNFAGVRITTSFTETLIEDSGIPMNLSLVDTSISSLQIVGCLTSIYIAQRMKFRASLIACYCLSFLGLFGTGLHYFFHRAGYDLSSSTWSFIIFLAISVVLPSTGINNITQSASAMILPLKIRGSVLGTLNVLQLVLATILMQYYLYLSETIGNSVIFTVFSIWCLFGAIFTFFFIPEVNNLAYAEIVVALNEKLSQRFKSLS; this is encoded by the exons ATGGACATCCCCAATGACTACACACTTCTCCTCGAATGCTACCAAATTGAAAAGTGGCCCAATGTCCATGGAGGACATCTCTTTGATGTCTTCAATTTTCTACATTGGAGCCATGTTGGGAGCTCTTCTTGGTG GTTCAGTGAAGCtgagaaatcattaaaattctacCGAGGATTACGTTCGGATCAACCACTTCCAGAGTCAAATGCTTTGGAATTTGAGGAGATGAAGAAGCACGTTAGCCTCAGGAGTGAAAAAACTTCCATAAGCCTTAAGGATTTCA GTGAACCAACAACAATTCTAGCCATCATTATAAGCTTCGTATTTAGTGGTACACTCAATTTTGCCGGTGTTCGCATTACCACATCCTTTACGGAGACACTGATAGAGGATTCAGGGATCCCAATGAATTTATCATTGGTGGACACATCAATATCTTCTCTGCAAATTGTTGGATGCCTAACTTCAATCTACATTGCCCAACGAATGAAATTTCGTGCCTCTCTCATTGCATGCTACTGCCTGAGCTTCTTAGGACTCTTTGGCACAGGACTTCACTATTTCTTCCATCGAGCAGGATACGATTTAAGTTCCTCAACTTGgtcatttatcattttcctCGCGATTTCCGTTGTGTTGCCATCAACGGGTATTAACAACATTACCCAGAGTGCATCAGCAATGATTTTGCCATTAAAAATTCGCGGGAGTGTTCTTGGGACACTGAATGTCCTACAACTTGTTCTGGCAACAATTCTAATGCAGTATTATTTATATCTCAGCGAAACAATCGGGAATTCCGTGATCTTCACAGTTTTCAGTATTTGGTGCCTTTTTGGGGCAATTTTCACATTCTTCTT